A window of the Dryobates pubescens isolate bDryPub1 chromosome 36, bDryPub1.pri, whole genome shotgun sequence genome harbors these coding sequences:
- the CSF3 gene encoding granulocyte colony-stimulating factor has translation MRPPQSRGRREPSRAVPGRACRELETPTMSCLTRALVLLLGTLLWAPWRALHGAPLAELSGDQDFQLFLHKNLEFTRKIKGDVAALQRVVCDTFQLCEEEELLLVRQHLGIAQAALEQCHGRTFQAEACFSQIRDGLRVYHGSLAAILELLPGHASLVETLQLDAANLSSNIQQQMEDLGLATVTFPTEAQSPLPTFSSHFHHQVGSFFILANFQRFLETAYRALRHLARL, from the exons ATGAGGCCGCCCCAGAgccggggcaggagggagccgaGCCGGGCCGTGCCGGGCCGCGCTTGCCGGGAGCTGGAGACGCCAACCATGTCCTGCCTCACCC GAgcgctggtgctgctgctgggcacgcTGCTGTGGGCACCGTGGCGGGCACTGCACGGGGCACCGCTGGCAGAGCTCTCCGGGGACCAGGACTTCCAACTCTTCCTGCACAAGAACCTGGAGTTCACTCGCAAGATCAAGGGGGACGTGGCCGCGCTGCAGCGCGTGGTG TGTGACACATTCCAGCTGtgcgaggaggaggagctgctgctggtgcggCAGCACCTGGGCATCGCGCAGGCAGCGCTGGAGCAGTGCCACGGCCGCACCTTCCAGGCG GAAGCCTGCTTCAGCCAGATCCGCGATGGGCTCCGCGTCTACCACGGCTCCCTTGCTGccatcctggagctgctgcccggCCATGCCAGCCTGGTGGAGACGCTGCAGCTGGATGCTGCCAACCTCTCCTCCAACatccagcagcag ATGGAGGACCTGGGCCTGGCCACGGTGACATTCCCCACGGAGGCccagagccccctccccaccttctccTCCCACTTCCACCACCAAGTTGGCAGCTTCTTCATCCTGGCCAACTTCCAGCGCTTCCTGGAGACAGCCTACCGGGCGCTGCGGCACCTTGCCCGCCTCTGA
- the MED24 gene encoding mediator of RNA polymerase II transcription subunit 24 isoform X2: protein MKVVNLKQAILQAWKERWSDYQWAINMKKFFPRGATWDILNLAEALLEQAMIGPSPNPLILSYLKYAISSQMVSYSTVLTAISKFDDFSRDLCVQSLLEIMDMFCDRLSCHGKAEECIGLCRALISALAWLLRCATFYGERLKEPLEQGAAEGQLKMCLERLEKMLSSTKNRALIHIAKLEEASSWSVVEQSLVKLGESLSGLSGSPLRGQADDCISLTKSIPTMLSVHSEQLNKTGFPTVHAVVLLEGTMNLTGETQPLVEQLMMVKRMQRIPTPLFVLEIWKACFVGLIESPEGTEELKWTAFTFLKIPQVLVKLKKYPQGDKDFTEDVNCAFEFLLKLTPLLDKVDQRCNCNCMCQLLQECNKQGLLSEANMSNLTAKRDADREHAPHLKSAENANIQPNPGLILRAEPTVTNILKTMDADHSKSPEGLLGVLGHMLSGKSLDLLLAAAAATGKLKSFARKFIKLNEFTKQIGGEGSKSAPVRALLFDISFLMLCHVAQTYGSEVILSESSPPGEVPFFETWMLTCMPEEGKILNPDHPCFRPDSTKVESLVALLNNSSEMKLVQMKWHEACLSISAAILEILNAWENGVLTFESIQKITDSIKGKVCSMAVCAVAWLVAHVRMLGLDEREKSLQMIQQLATPLHGESTLQFYNERVVIMSSILEHMCADVLQQTATQIKFPSTGMDPIPYWNLLPPKKPIKEVLVTVFGRVLEKGWADSHSIHIFDTLLHMGGVYWFCNNLVKELLKETRKEHTLRAVELLYAIFCLDMQQLTLTLLGHILPNLLTDSSKWHVLMDPPGKALAKLSVWCALSSYSSHNKGQASSRQKKRHREDIEDYISLFPLDDTQPSKLMRLLSSNEEDANILSSPNRSMSTSLSASQLHSVSMRDPLNRVLANLFLLISSILGAKTAGTHTQFVQWFMEECVDCLEQGSRGSILQFMPFTMVAELVKVSTMSSPRIVLAITDLSLPLGRRVAAKAIAAL from the exons atgaaggtggtgaaccTGAAGCAGGCCATCCTGCAGGCCTGGAAGGAGAGATGGAGCGACTATCAGTGGGCCATCAacatgaagaagttcttccctcgTGGGGCTACCTGGGACATCCTCAACCTGGCAG AGGCTCTTCTGGAGCAGGCCATGATCGGGCCCTCGCCAAACCCACTCATCTTGTCCTACCTGAAGTATGCCATCAGCTCCCAG ATGGTGTCGTATTCCACCGTCCTGACGGCCATCAGCAAG TTCGATGACTTCTCCCGGGACCTGTGTGTGCAGTCCCTGCTGGAGATCATGGACATGTTCTGTGACCGCCTCAG ctgccatggcaaGGCAGAGGAGTGCATCGGGCTGTGCCGGGCGCTGATCAGTGCCCTCGCCTGGCTCCTGCGCTGCGCCACCTTCTACGgcgagaggctgaaggagcctctggagcagggggcggctgaggggcagctgaagatgtgcctggagaggctggagaagatgctcagcagcaccaagaACCGTGCCCTGATCCACATTGccaagctggaggaggcct cctcctggaGCGTGGTGGAGCAGTCTCTTGTCAAGCTGGGGGAGAGTCTGAGCGGCCTCAGCGGCTCCCCCCTGCGCGGCCAGGCTGATGACTGCATCTCCCTCACCAAGAG catccccaccaTGCTGTCAGTGCACTCTGAGCAGCTGAACAAGACTGGCTTCCCCACTGTgcatgctgtggtgctgctggagggcacCATGAACCTCACAGGAGAGACCCAGCCCCTGGTGGAGCAGCTGATGATGGTGAAGAGGATGCAG CgcatccccacccccctcttcGTGCTGGAGATCTGGAAGGCTTGCTTTGTGGGCCTGATCGAGTCCCCAGagggcacagaggagctcaAGTGGACAGCCTTCACCTTCCTGAAG ATCCCCCAGGTCCTGGTCAAGCTCAAGAAGTATCCCCAGGGGGACAag GATTTCACCGAGGATGTCAACTGTGCCTTCGAGTTCCTGCTGAAGCTCACCCCCCTGCTGGACAAGGTGGATCAGCGATGCAA ctgcaactgcatgtgtcagctgctgcaggagtgcaACAAGCAGGGGCTGCTGTCAGAGGCCAACATGAGCAACCTGACTGCCAAAAG GGATGCAGACAGGGAGCATGCTCCACACCTGAAATCAGCAGAGAATGCcaacatccagcccaaccctggcCTCATCCTGAGGGCTGAGCCCACGGTCACCAACATCCTGAAG ACCATGGATGCAGATCACTCCAAGTCCCCCGAGGGCCTGCTGGGGGTCCTGGGTCACATGCTGTCCGGGAAGAGCTTGGACCTGCtgctggcggcggcggcagccacCGGCAAGCTGAAGTCCTTCGCGCGGAAGTTCATCAA gctgaatgagttCACCAAGCAGATCGGCGGCGAAGGCT ccaaaTCCGCCCCGGTCCGGGCCCTGCTCTTTGACATCTCCTTCCTGATGCTCTGCCATGTGGCCCAGACCTACGGCTCCGAG GTGATCCTGTcggagtccagcccccctggcgAGGTGCCCTTCTTTGAGACCTGGATGCTGACCTGCATGCCCGAGGAGGGCAAGATCCTGAACCCCGACCACCCCTGCTTCCGCCCCGACTCCACCAAGGTGGAGTCCCTGGTTGCCCTCCTCAACAACTCCTCCGAGATGAAGCTGGT gcagATGAAGTGGCATGAGGCCTGCCTGAGCATCTCGGCTGCCATCCTGGAGATCCTCAACGCCTGGGAGAACGGAGTCCTCACCTTCGAGTCCATCCAG AAAATCACCGACAGCATCAAGGGCAAGGTGTGCAGCATGGCCGTGTGCGCCGTGGCCTGGCTGGTGGCACACGTCCGCATGCTGGGCCTGGACGAGAGGGAGAAGTCTCTGCAGATGATCCAGCAGCTGGCGACCCCCCTGCACGGGGAGAGCACTCTGCAGTTCTACAACGAGCG GGTGGTGATCATGAGCTCCATCCTGGAGCACATGTGTGCAGATGTGCTGCAGCAGACAGCCACCCAGATCAAGTTCCCCTCCACGGGCATGGACCCCATCCCCTACTGGAACCTGCTGCCCCCCAAGAAGCCGATCAAGGAGGTGCTGGTGACGGTGTTCGGCAGggtgctggagaagggctgggcCGACAGCCACTCCATCCACATCTTCGACACCCTGCTGCACATGGGAGGGGTCTACTGGTTCTGCAACAACCTGGTCAAG gagctgctgaaggagacCAGGAAGGAGCACACCCTgagggctgtggagctgctctatGCCATCTTCTGCCTGGACATGCAGCAGCTGACACTGACCCTGCTGGGCCACATCCTGCCCAACCTGCTGACAGACTCCTCCAAGTGGCACGTCCTGATGGACCCCCCGGGCAAGGCCCTGGCCAA GCTCTCTGTTTGGTGTGCCTTGAGCTCCTACTCCTCTCACAACAAGGGGCAGGCCTCCAGCAGGCAGAAGAAGAGGCACcgggaggacattgag GATTACATCAGCCTCTTCCCCCTGGATGACACTCAGCCCTCCAAGCTGATGCGGCTGCTGAGCTCCAACGAGGAGGACGCCAAcatcctctccagcccca aCCGCTCCATGAGCACTTCGctctctgcctcccagctgcacagcgTCAGCATGAGAGACCCTCTCAACAGGGTGCTAG CAAATCTCTTCCTGCTCATCTCCTCCATCCTGGGGGCCAAGACTGCTGGCACCCACACCCAGTTTGTGCAGTGGTTCATGGAGGAGTGTGTGGactgcctggagcagggcagccgtGGCAGCATCCTGCAGTTCATGCCCTTCACCATG GTTgcagagctggtgaaggttTCCACCATGTCCAGTCCCAGAATCGTCCTGGCAATCACCGacctcagcctgcccctgggccGCAGGGTGGCTGCCAAGGCCATCGCTGccctctga
- the LOC104296157 gene encoding gasdermin-A, giving the protein MFKKVTQSIVNQMDPGGDLVPVRSILDQEHFQPLCLVRRKRKAMFQPSPCYKQTWYRLEDVLLPAGADNRSLLPSGAGQGSQQFTVQRTTSDKVDGSLNINIDSTNMEIRGAASSSKGWTIKLQKNHIPVPQLEAVKAERKVNMQHSFIQQLQRAGQDLYVVHESIETSEEANCEESAAAQGSLLAQLYAKFCAKGTWESKQSITIPKGCTLAFKAIQLAIAGGPWKVQRSCGALLPVAPHLPAIFLKAIKAVMRDRKLFEELSHKMDAVLGGADSSVLQTASSDLEELLSIFQHPSGQPRLAAALAYTLDALEELTEDQLLLLLESLDKEMVSQQLEMVSGTLAQEGTWRPFNMANFLSSFSQEEQALLTAMAEKSGVALQEDGSAVLPEKAFPAVAALYASLSVLDFLSN; this is encoded by the exons atgTTTAagaaggtcacccagtccataGTGAACCAGATGGATCCAGGGGGAGACCTGGTCCCAGTTCGCAGCATCTTGGACCAGGAgcacttccaacccctctgcctggtgaggagaaaaaggaaagccaTGTTCCAGCCATCCCCCTGCTACAAACAGACCTGGTACAGGCTGGaggatgtgctgctgcctgcaggagctgacaaCA GGTCCCTGCTCCCCAGTGGAGCTGGTCAGGGCTCCCAGCAGTTCACAGTCCAAAGAACCACCAGTGACAAGGTGGATGGGAGCCTGAACATCAACATTGACTCCACCAACATGGAGATCAGaggagctgcctcctcctccaaagGGTGGACCATCAAGCTGCAGAAGAACCACATCCcagtgccacagctggaggcagTGAAAGCAGAAAG GAAGGTGAACATGCAGCACTCCttcatccagcagctgcagagagcaggccaGGACCTGTATGTGGTCCATGAGTCCATAGAGACCTCGGAGGAGGCCAACTGCGAGGAGTCCGCCgcggcccagggcagcctcctgGCCCAGCTCTACGCCAAGTTCTGTGCCAAG GGCACCTGGGAGAGCAAGCAAAGCATCACCATCCCCAAGGGCTGCACCCTGGCTTTCAAGGCCATCCAGCTGGCCATCGCCGGCGGCCCGTGGA aagtccaaaggagctgtggagctctCCTGCCAGTGGCTCCTCATCTGCCTGCCATATTTCTGAAGGCCATCAAAGCTGTGATGAGAGACAGGAAGCTCTTTGAGGAGCTGAGCCACAAG ATGGATGCAGTTCTTGGTGGAGCTGACAGCAGTGTGCTGCAAACAGCAAGCTCAGACttagaggagctgctgagcatcTTCCAGCACCCCTCAggacagcccaggctggcagcagcccttgccTACACTCTGGATGCTTTGGAAG agctcACAGaggatcagctgctgctgctgctggagtcctTGGACAAGGAGATGGTGTCCCAGCAGCTCGAGATG GTTTCAGGCACCCTGGCACAGGAGGGGACGTGGAGGCCTTTCAACATGGCCAACTTCTTGAGCTCCTTCTCCCAGGAGGAACAAGCACTGCTCACAGCCATGGCTGAGAAGAGTGGGGTGGCACTCCAGGAGGATGGCTCTGCTGTCTTGCCAGAAAAAGCCttcccagctgtggcagccctgTATGCATCTCTCTCTGTCCTTGACTTCCTGAGCAactga
- the PSMD3 gene encoding 26S proteasome non-ATPase regulatory subunit 3 — protein MKQDGASRRRGDKAKAPPEGPPPAPPDVEMQEEAAATTTTAAAETAGEKQPQRELDAITLEDIKEHVKQLEKAVAGKEPRYVLRALRALPSTSRRLNSNVLHKAINGFFTSNTTLRDFLLAFLEEAMDTEAELQFRPRTGKAASAPLLPEVETYLQLLLVIYLMNSKRYPEAQKVSDDLMQKISSQNRRALDLVVAKCYYYHSRIYEFLNKLDVVRSFLHARLRTATLRHDADGQATLLNLLLRNYLHYNLYDQAEKLVSKSVFPEQANNNEWARYLYYTGRIKAIQLEYSEARRTMTNALRKAPQHTAVGFKQTVHKLLIVVELLLGEIPDRLQFRQPSLKRSLMPYFLLTQAVRTGNLAKFNQVLDQFGDKFQADGTYTLIIRLRHNVIKTGVRMISLSYSRISLADIAQKLQLDSPEDAEFIVAKAIRDGVIEASINHEKGYVQSKEMIDIYSTREPQLAFHQRISFCLDIHNMSVKAMRFPPKSYNKDLESAEERREREQQDLEFAKEMAEDDDDGFP, from the exons ATGAAGCAGGACGGCGCCTCCCGCCGCCGCGGCGACAAGGCCAAGGCTCCCCCCGAGGGGCCGCCGCCGGCACCTCCCGACGTAGAGATgcaggaggaggcggcggcgacGACGACGACGGCGGCGGCCGAAACGGCTGGGGAAAAGCAGCCGCAGAGAGAGCTTGACGCCATCACGTtggagg ACATCAAGGAGCATGtgaagcagctggagaaggctgtggcagggaaggagcctcgCTACGTGCTGCGGGCGCTGCGGGCGCTGCCCTCCACCTCGCGCCGCCTCAACTCCAACGTGCTGCACAAGGCCATCAATGGCTTCTTCACCTCCAACACCACCCTGAGGGACTTCCTCCTGGCCTTCCTGGAGGAG GCCATGGACAcagaagctgagctgcagtttCGCCCCCGGACGGGgaaggcagcctcagcccctctcttgccagaggtggagacctacctgcagctgctcctggtcaTCTACCTGATGAACAGCAAGCGGTACCCGGAG GCTCAGAAAGTCTCTGACGACCTGATGCAGAAGATCAGCTCCCAGAACCGCCGGGCCCTCGACCTGGTGGTGGCAAAGTGCTACTACTACCACTCCCGCATCTACGAGTTCCTCAACAAGCTCGACGTGGTCAGGAG CTTCCTGCACGCCCGGCTCCGCACGGCCACGCTGCGGCACGACGCCGACGGCCAGGCCACCCTCCTGAACCTGCTGCTCAGGAACTATCTCCACTACAACCTCTATGACCAAGCAGAGAAGTTGGTCTCCAAGTCTGTGTTCCCTGAGCAGGCCAACAACAACGAGTGGGCTCGGTACCTCTACTACACAG GGCGCATCAAGGCCATCCAGCTGGAGTACTCCGAGGCGCGCAGGACCATGACCAACGCCCTGCGCAAGGCCCCGCAGCACACCGCCGTTGGCTTCAAGCAGACG gtgcacaAGCTGCTGATcgtggtggagctgctgctgggggagatcCCGGACCGGCTGCAGTTCCGGCAGCCCTCGCTCAAGCGCTCCCTGATGCCCTACTTCCTCCTGACCCAGG CTGTCAGGACTGGCAACCTGGCCAAGTTCAACCAGGTCCTGGATCAGTTCGGGGACAAGTTCCAGGCGGACGGCACCTACACCCTGATCATCCGCCTGAGGCACAACGTCATCAAGACAG GTGTGCGCATGATCAGCCTCTCCTACTCCCGCATCTCCCTGGCCGACATCGcccagaagctgcagctggacaGCCCTGAGGACGCGGAGTTCATCGTGGCCAAG GCCATCCGGGACGGTGTGATCGAGGCCAGCATCAACCACGAGAAAGGCTACGTCCAGTCCAAGGAGATGATTGACATCTACTCCACGCGGGAGCCCCAGCTGGCCTTCCACCAGCGCATCTCCTTCTGCCTCGACATCCACAACATGTCAGTCAAG gcCATGAGGTTCCCACCCAAATCTTACAACAAGGACTTGGAGTCTGCCGAG GAGCGCCGGGAGCGCgagcagcaggacctggagtTCGCCAAGGAGATGGcagaggatgatgatgatggctTCCCCTGA
- the MED24 gene encoding mediator of RNA polymerase II transcription subunit 24 isoform X1 codes for MKVVNLKQAILQAWKERWSDYQWAINMKKFFPRGATWDILNLAEALLEQAMIGPSPNPLILSYLKYAISSQMVSYSTVLTAISKFDDFSRDLCVQSLLEIMDMFCDRLSCHGKAEECIGLCRALISALAWLLRCATFYGERLKEPLEQGAAEGQLKMCLERLEKMLSSTKNRALIHIAKLEEASSWSVVEQSLVKLGESLSGLSGSPLRGQADDCISLTKSIPTMLSVHSEQLNKTGFPTVHAVVLLEGTMNLTGETQPLVEQLMMVKRMQRIPTPLFVLEIWKACFVGLIESPEGTEELKWTAFTFLKIPQVLVKLKKYPQGDKQDFTEDVNCAFEFLLKLTPLLDKVDQRCNCNCMCQLLQECNKQGLLSEANMSNLTAKRDADREHAPHLKSAENANIQPNPGLILRAEPTVTNILKTMDADHSKSPEGLLGVLGHMLSGKSLDLLLAAAAATGKLKSFARKFIKLNEFTKQIGGEGSKSAPVRALLFDISFLMLCHVAQTYGSEVILSESSPPGEVPFFETWMLTCMPEEGKILNPDHPCFRPDSTKVESLVALLNNSSEMKLVQMKWHEACLSISAAILEILNAWENGVLTFESIQKITDSIKGKVCSMAVCAVAWLVAHVRMLGLDEREKSLQMIQQLATPLHGESTLQFYNERVVIMSSILEHMCADVLQQTATQIKFPSTGMDPIPYWNLLPPKKPIKEVLVTVFGRVLEKGWADSHSIHIFDTLLHMGGVYWFCNNLVKELLKETRKEHTLRAVELLYAIFCLDMQQLTLTLLGHILPNLLTDSSKWHVLMDPPGKALAKLSVWCALSSYSSHNKGQASSRQKKRHREDIEDYISLFPLDDTQPSKLMRLLSSNEEDANILSSPNRSMSTSLSASQLHSVSMRDPLNRVLANLFLLISSILGAKTAGTHTQFVQWFMEECVDCLEQGSRGSILQFMPFTMVAELVKVSTMSSPRIVLAITDLSLPLGRRVAAKAIAAL; via the exons atgaaggtggtgaaccTGAAGCAGGCCATCCTGCAGGCCTGGAAGGAGAGATGGAGCGACTATCAGTGGGCCATCAacatgaagaagttcttccctcgTGGGGCTACCTGGGACATCCTCAACCTGGCAG AGGCTCTTCTGGAGCAGGCCATGATCGGGCCCTCGCCAAACCCACTCATCTTGTCCTACCTGAAGTATGCCATCAGCTCCCAG ATGGTGTCGTATTCCACCGTCCTGACGGCCATCAGCAAG TTCGATGACTTCTCCCGGGACCTGTGTGTGCAGTCCCTGCTGGAGATCATGGACATGTTCTGTGACCGCCTCAG ctgccatggcaaGGCAGAGGAGTGCATCGGGCTGTGCCGGGCGCTGATCAGTGCCCTCGCCTGGCTCCTGCGCTGCGCCACCTTCTACGgcgagaggctgaaggagcctctggagcagggggcggctgaggggcagctgaagatgtgcctggagaggctggagaagatgctcagcagcaccaagaACCGTGCCCTGATCCACATTGccaagctggaggaggcct cctcctggaGCGTGGTGGAGCAGTCTCTTGTCAAGCTGGGGGAGAGTCTGAGCGGCCTCAGCGGCTCCCCCCTGCGCGGCCAGGCTGATGACTGCATCTCCCTCACCAAGAG catccccaccaTGCTGTCAGTGCACTCTGAGCAGCTGAACAAGACTGGCTTCCCCACTGTgcatgctgtggtgctgctggagggcacCATGAACCTCACAGGAGAGACCCAGCCCCTGGTGGAGCAGCTGATGATGGTGAAGAGGATGCAG CgcatccccacccccctcttcGTGCTGGAGATCTGGAAGGCTTGCTTTGTGGGCCTGATCGAGTCCCCAGagggcacagaggagctcaAGTGGACAGCCTTCACCTTCCTGAAG ATCCCCCAGGTCCTGGTCAAGCTCAAGAAGTATCCCCAGGGGGACAag CAGGATTTCACCGAGGATGTCAACTGTGCCTTCGAGTTCCTGCTGAAGCTCACCCCCCTGCTGGACAAGGTGGATCAGCGATGCAA ctgcaactgcatgtgtcagctgctgcaggagtgcaACAAGCAGGGGCTGCTGTCAGAGGCCAACATGAGCAACCTGACTGCCAAAAG GGATGCAGACAGGGAGCATGCTCCACACCTGAAATCAGCAGAGAATGCcaacatccagcccaaccctggcCTCATCCTGAGGGCTGAGCCCACGGTCACCAACATCCTGAAG ACCATGGATGCAGATCACTCCAAGTCCCCCGAGGGCCTGCTGGGGGTCCTGGGTCACATGCTGTCCGGGAAGAGCTTGGACCTGCtgctggcggcggcggcagccacCGGCAAGCTGAAGTCCTTCGCGCGGAAGTTCATCAA gctgaatgagttCACCAAGCAGATCGGCGGCGAAGGCT ccaaaTCCGCCCCGGTCCGGGCCCTGCTCTTTGACATCTCCTTCCTGATGCTCTGCCATGTGGCCCAGACCTACGGCTCCGAG GTGATCCTGTcggagtccagcccccctggcgAGGTGCCCTTCTTTGAGACCTGGATGCTGACCTGCATGCCCGAGGAGGGCAAGATCCTGAACCCCGACCACCCCTGCTTCCGCCCCGACTCCACCAAGGTGGAGTCCCTGGTTGCCCTCCTCAACAACTCCTCCGAGATGAAGCTGGT gcagATGAAGTGGCATGAGGCCTGCCTGAGCATCTCGGCTGCCATCCTGGAGATCCTCAACGCCTGGGAGAACGGAGTCCTCACCTTCGAGTCCATCCAG AAAATCACCGACAGCATCAAGGGCAAGGTGTGCAGCATGGCCGTGTGCGCCGTGGCCTGGCTGGTGGCACACGTCCGCATGCTGGGCCTGGACGAGAGGGAGAAGTCTCTGCAGATGATCCAGCAGCTGGCGACCCCCCTGCACGGGGAGAGCACTCTGCAGTTCTACAACGAGCG GGTGGTGATCATGAGCTCCATCCTGGAGCACATGTGTGCAGATGTGCTGCAGCAGACAGCCACCCAGATCAAGTTCCCCTCCACGGGCATGGACCCCATCCCCTACTGGAACCTGCTGCCCCCCAAGAAGCCGATCAAGGAGGTGCTGGTGACGGTGTTCGGCAGggtgctggagaagggctgggcCGACAGCCACTCCATCCACATCTTCGACACCCTGCTGCACATGGGAGGGGTCTACTGGTTCTGCAACAACCTGGTCAAG gagctgctgaaggagacCAGGAAGGAGCACACCCTgagggctgtggagctgctctatGCCATCTTCTGCCTGGACATGCAGCAGCTGACACTGACCCTGCTGGGCCACATCCTGCCCAACCTGCTGACAGACTCCTCCAAGTGGCACGTCCTGATGGACCCCCCGGGCAAGGCCCTGGCCAA GCTCTCTGTTTGGTGTGCCTTGAGCTCCTACTCCTCTCACAACAAGGGGCAGGCCTCCAGCAGGCAGAAGAAGAGGCACcgggaggacattgag GATTACATCAGCCTCTTCCCCCTGGATGACACTCAGCCCTCCAAGCTGATGCGGCTGCTGAGCTCCAACGAGGAGGACGCCAAcatcctctccagcccca aCCGCTCCATGAGCACTTCGctctctgcctcccagctgcacagcgTCAGCATGAGAGACCCTCTCAACAGGGTGCTAG CAAATCTCTTCCTGCTCATCTCCTCCATCCTGGGGGCCAAGACTGCTGGCACCCACACCCAGTTTGTGCAGTGGTTCATGGAGGAGTGTGTGGactgcctggagcagggcagccgtGGCAGCATCCTGCAGTTCATGCCCTTCACCATG GTTgcagagctggtgaaggttTCCACCATGTCCAGTCCCAGAATCGTCCTGGCAATCACCGacctcagcctgcccctgggccGCAGGGTGGCTGCCAAGGCCATCGCTGccctctga